In one window of Gorilla gorilla gorilla isolate KB3781 chromosome 2, NHGRI_mGorGor1-v2.1_pri, whole genome shotgun sequence DNA:
- the CCR4 gene encoding C-C chemokine receptor type 4 produces MNPTDIADTTLDESIYSNYYLYESIPKPCTKEGIKAFGELFLPPLYSLVFVFGLLGNSVVVLVLFKYKRLRSMTDVYLLNLAISDLLFVFSLPFWGYYAADQWVFGLGLCKMISWMYLVGFYSGIFFVMLMSIDRYLAIVHAVFSLRARTLTYGVITSLATWSVAVFASLPGFLFSTCYTERNHTYCKTKYSLNSTTWKVLSSLEINILGLVIPLGIMLFCYSMIIRTLQHCKNEKKNKAVKMIFAVVVLFLGFWTPYNIVLFLETLVELEVLQDCTFERYLDYAIQATETLAFVHCCLNPIIYFFLGEKFRKYILQLFKTCRGLFVLCQYCGLLQIYSADTPSSSYTQSTMDHDLHDAL; encoded by the coding sequence ATGAACCCCACGGATATAGCAGACACCACCCTCGATGAAAGCATATACAGCAattactatctgtatgaaagtatCCCCAAGCCTTGCACCAAAGAAGGCATCAAGGCATTTGGGGAGCTCTTCCTGCCCCCACTGTATTCCTTGGTTTTTGTATTTGGTCTGCTGGGAAATTCTGTGGTGGTTCTGGTCCTGTTCAAATACAAGCGGCTCAGGTCCATGACTGACGTGTACCTGCTCAACCTTGCCATCTCGGATCTGCTCTTCGTGTTTTCCCTCCCTTTTTGGGGCTACTATGCAGCAGACCAGTGGGTTTTTGGGCTAGGTCTGTGCAAGATGATTTCCTGGATGTACTTGGTGGGCTTTTACAGTGGCATATTCTTTGTCATGCTCATGAGCATTGATAGATACCTGGCAATTGTGCACGCGGTGTTTTCCTTGAGGGCAAGGACCTTGACTTATGGGGTCATCACCAGTTTGGCTACATGGTCAGTGGCTGTGTTCGCCTCCCTTCCTGGCTTTCTGTTCAGCACTTGTTATACTGAGCGCAACCATACCTACTGCAAAACCAAGTACTCTCTCAACTCCACGACGTGGAAGGTTCTCAGCTCCCTGGAAATCAACATTCTCGGATTGGTGATCCCCTTAGGGATCATGCTGTTTTGCTACTCCATGATCATCAGGACCTTGCAGCATTGTAAAAATGAGAAGAAGAACAAGGCGGTGAAGATGATCTTTGCCGTGGTGGTCCTCTTCCTTGGGTTCTGGACACCTTACAACATAGTGCTCTTCCTAGAGACCCTGGTGGAGCTAGAAGTCCTTCAGGACTGCACCTTTGAAAGATACTTGGACTATGCCATCCAGGCCACAGAAACTCTGGCTTTTGTTCACTGCTGCCTTAATCCCATCATCTACTTTTTTCTGGGGGAGAAATTTCGCAAGTACATCCTACAGCTCTTCAAAACCTGCAGGGGCCTTTTTGTGCTCTGCCAATACTGTGGGCTCCTCCAAATTTACTCTGCTGACACCCCCAGCTCATCTTACACGCAGTCCACCATGGATCATGATCTCCATGATGCTCTGTAG